The Treponema phagedenis DNA segment GCGGGGGCTTTTTGTCATAAAACTCTTGAGACTTTGCTTACGGCAAACCTCTTTGTCAGGTTCTGCCGAATAAATTGAGAATATAACCCCCGGTGCACAACACGGAACAGTGCACAAAGGAGATGCCAATGTAACATCGCAAGAAACAACCATTACTGCGATAAAAAATGACAAGTGGGTAATAGTGTAGCGTTTTGTAATTAACTTCCTGTTATACAAATAGGGGTATCAACAATAAGGGGTTGCGGATTTAAGCATCACTATGGTAAATTGCCCACCGTTGTCAAAATCAGAACAAAATCAAACGATGTTTTAAAGCATCAATACAAAATTGTAAAATTGAAGCTTTAAAACTCGTTGGCGAAGCGAAGGCAAATTATTAACGCTTTGCCCTATGGTAAGTTTGCCCACCGTTGCTAAATTACAAACGATGTTTTAAAGCATCAACACAAAACTGTAAAATTGAAGCTTTAAAACTCGTGGGTTAGTTTTTGACACGAATGTCAAAAATCAGAACTGCCACAGATGGCAGTGGTTCCACGCAGAAACGATGTTTTAAAGCAAGACGGTTTTGCAAAGCTTTAAAACTCGAGGGTTTGGTTTTGCCACGGACGGCAAAACCAAACCTTGGTTCCTTTTTATAAATTTGTCTTGATTGGCATTATTAAAATGTCTTGCTCTTGTCGTGAATAAAAATCTTGACAAATTTAGACATTTGAAAGATACTAATACTAAGCAAATGTTTATCTAACGGGTTTCGCTTTTGGCGGCGAAAAATCATGTGTGTATTTTTTAGCCTGTTTTGTAAATGCGTTAAAAATTACGGGAGGGGTATTATGCAGCTAAAAACAACTGGGGTTGCCGGAACACTGGAATCGAGCGATGTGATGATTACGGTTGAACCTGCGAAAAACGGCATTTCAATAGAGCTTACCAGCTCTGTTGAAAAACAGTTCGGACGGCAAATTAAAGAGCTTATTTTAAAAGTTACAAAAGAGCTTGGTGTAACCGCCGCGTTTATTAAGGTTGCGGATAAGGGGGCGATTGATTATGTCCTCACCGCACGGTTAAAAGCCGCATGTTATCGGGCGGCTGAAAGAACCGATTATCAATGGGAGGGGTAGGCAATGTCGCAAAGAGAACGATTACGCAGAACAATGATGTTTTTGCCGGGAAATAATCCCGCAATGATAACCGATGCGCATATTTACGGTGCCGATTCTATTATGATCGATTTAGAGGACGCGGTAAGCGTTAATCAAAAGGATGCAGCCCGCCTTTTAGTGTACCATGCGCTCAAACGGATTGATTACGGCACCACGGAAGTAGTAGTCCGCATTAACGGATTAAATACTCCGTTCGGAAAAGATGATGTTATCGCAATGGTAAAAGCAGGTGTTGATGTTATCCGTCTGCCGAAAACCGATACTCCGGAAGAAATACATGAGGTTGATGCGCTGATCACTGCCGTTGAAAAAGAGATTGGAGCGGAAGGGCGTACCATGATGATGGCGGCAATAGAAAGCGCTACCGGTATTATCAATGCGGTGCAGATAGCACAGGCAAGTCCCCGGCTGATGGGAATTGCACTGGGAGCGGAAGATTATGTTACAAACCTGAAAACAACCCGTTCATCCCATGCAATGGAGATTTTCTATGCGCGGGAACAGATTTTACATGCGGCACGGAATGCCGGCTTATACGCATTGGATACCGCCTTTGCCGACATCAATAATATAGAAGCATTTAGAAACGAGGTGCAGTTTATCAAAGACTTGGGCTTTGACGGAAAATCAGTGGTGCACCCAAAACAAATTCGAGTTGTCCATGATATTTATACTCCTTCGGAAAAAGAAATAACAAAGGCATTGCGTGTTATCGCAGGAGCGGCGGAAGCAGAGCGAAAAGGTTCCGGAGTAATTGCGGTAGACGGAAAAATGGTAGACGGGCCGATTATTACCCGTGCACATCGGGTGATTGAACTTGCAAAGGCAAGCGGTGTGTATAAGGAGGTGTAAACAATATGGAAATGATAAAAAATGCGGTAGGAAGAAATATTCCTTCATATGTTGACGGCTTTGGAAAAACAGACCCCTTTATGGGAGTAAATAAAATTGAACCGAGTGGAAGGAAGGCAGGCGCAAAACTCAGAATGAAAAAAGGCCGGGACACCAAGCTTGTTTCCAGTTTGAAAGAAGCGATTAAACTTTCCGGCTTGAAAAACGGAATGACCATTTCTTTCCATCATCATATGCGAAACGGCGATTACACGGTAAACATGGTTTTAGATGTCATTGCCGACTTGGGCATTAAAGATTTAACCCTTGCGCCGAGCTCTTTAGGAACCTGCCACGGGCCGGTAATCAACCATATCGAAACAGGGCTTATCACCGGTATTCAGTCAAGCGGCTTGCGCGACCCGTTGGGAACGGCAATTTCACAAGGCATATTGCCGAAGCCCGTAATTATTCGCTCACACGGCGGAAGGGCGCGCGCAATAGAAGATGGAGAGCTGCATATTGACGTTGCCTTTATTGCGGCGCCGAGCTGCGACCCGATGGGAAACATTAACGGAAGAAGCGGTAAGTCCGCATGCGGCTCAATGGGCTATGCGATGGTTGATGCGCAATATGCCGATTGTGTTATTGCTATTACCGATAATCTTGTACCCTTTCCTAATCTTCCCGCAAGTGTAGACCAAACAATGGTTGATTATGTGGTAGAAGTAGATTGTATCGGAGACCCCAAAGGAATTGTTTCAGGGCCGATTCGTTTTTCTGATAACCCGCGCGATTTATTAATTGCAACCAATGCGGTTAAAGCCATTGTGAATTCAGGCTTTTTTGCTGACGGCTTTGTGTACCAAACGGGAGCGGCGGGTGCCTCTTTAGCAGTAACTTCCTTGCTTCGCGAAGAAATGCTCAAGCGCAATATTAAAGGTGCGCTCGGGCTCGGCGGTATTACTTCGCAGCTGGTAACCTTACTTGAAGAAGGCTTGATGAGCGGTTTATACGACACCCAATCTTTTGACTTGGATGCGGTTCGCTCAATCGGAGAAAATCCCCGCCATTATGAAATCAGTGCTTCATTTTATGCAAACCCAAACTTGCCGGCACCCGCCGTTAACAACTTGGATTTTGTCATGCTCGGCGCACTTGAAATTGACACTGATTTTAATGTGAACGTAATGACCCGTTCCGACGGCGTAATCAATCAGGCAATCGGCGGGCATCAGGATACGGCGGTAGGGGCACGCATGAGCGTCATCCTCGCTCCGCTTATCCGATCCCGTATTCCGATTATCGTTGATAAGGTTACCACCGTATGCACTCCGGGAGAGGCAGTCGATGTTATTTGCACCGACTACGGCATTGCGGTTAATCCCAATCGGCAGGATATTATCAAAAACTTTCAAGCCGCCGGTTTACCCATACGCAGTATCGAAGAATTGCAAGCGCTTGCGGAAAACTTAACGGGAAAACCCGATGCAGTCCCCTTTACCGACCGCATCGTAGGCCTTGTTGAATACCGCGATGGGAGCATCATCGATATTATTTATCAATCGGCGGAATAACCTATAAAAAATTTTATAAAAAAAGCTTGGGCGAAGTTTTGAAAATTTACTGTAACTTCGCCAACGAGTTTTGCCTGTTTACGCCGGGTGTCAGGCAAAACATCGTTCGGAATTGGCAACGGTGAGCAATTTACCATAGTAATGTTGAATCCCCAAGCCTTCTGTTGATGTTTCGATTAACATACACGGAAGATAATTATAAAACGTTATAGTAATTTGTACGGTTTTGAATTGTTCCTTTGCCGCACAAATTACAGAAAAAATTTTTTTTAGGAGAATGGATACCCAAGCCGTCTCAAATGGCGCCGGCTTGGGTATCTGTCGAGTTTCGCTTCTGCATGTCGGTTTGCGAAACATCGCTGATTGTATGTAATTTGTACGGCTTTGAATTTTTTCTTGGCCGCACAAATTACAGAAAAAACTTTTTTCGGAATCTGATTTGCCATCCGCGTTAGCGGATAATACAATCAGTTTCCTTGCAGAACAGAGCCGTAGGCTCTGATGATTCCTCAAAAACTTTTTTTAGGAGAATGGAATGAAAAAAAAGAGTTTTAAAGATCTTTTTGATCTGAAAAAATTTGAATGGAGCGGACTGAGTTTACCCATGTTCGCGGTGATGGTTGCCATTGTGCTTATTATTGTGTATGCACCGTATAAGGGTGTTCCGGGAGGTTTTATTACGTCCATAAAAGATGGCAACGTAAAAACAAGTATTTCTTTTTTCGGCATGCTTACCTTTCTAGGCGTTTTCGGTATTCTATTCGGCAACATAGGGGACCGCATTCCGTACTGGAATGATTATGTCGGAGGCGGCACCGTTCTTGTATTCTTTGCAGCCGCTATTTTCGGCACCTATCAGTTTGTTCCCGAGACATTACTAAAGGCAGCTACTATTTTTTATAACAAGAATCCGATAAATTTTCTTGACCTATTTATTCCCGCTCTTATTGTCGGCTCTGTTTTAACCGTGAACAGGCATGTACTGATTAAAGCCATTGGCGGCTACATTCCGCTCATAATTATCGGCGTCATTGGTTCTGCCATCGGCGGCGTTGCAGTTGGTTTGCTTTTCGGCAAAGCGCCACTTGATGTAGTGATGAATTATGTGCTTCCCATTATGGGCGGCGGCACCGGAGCAGGCGCCATCCCGCTTTCTGAAATGTGGGCAACAAAAACCGGCAGGCCAGCATCTGAGTGGTTTGCCTTTGCCATCTCAATTTTAACCATCGCAAACATTCTTGCGATTATTACTGGCGCCTTGTTAAACATGCTTGGAGAAAAAAAGCCCTCGTTAACGGGAAACGGCGCCCTCATGATGGATTCCGAAGCCGAAGGCGTAAAAGATAAAGAAGATGTTGTTGAATCGGGACAAACGGAATTTACCGCCGCCTTATTTTTTACCGGCGGACTCACCCTTCTTTCGCTTATTCTTGGAAAACTTTGGGAGTTACTGAATGCTCCGTTTGAAATCCACCGGCTTGCCTTCCTTATTATCATTACCGCCTTGCTGAACATCTTCAATGTTGTACCGGTATCACTAAAATCGGGTGCAAAAAAAATGCAGGTGTTCTTTGCAAAACATATGATTTGGGTGTTGATGGCGGCGGTAGGATTTGAAACCGACGTAAAAGAAATTATCAACGCCTTATCGCCAAGCAATTTCTTTATTGCGCTTGCAATTGTATACGGCGCGATAGGATTGATTATGCTTGTGGCAAAATATATGAAATTCTATCCGGTTGAAGCGGCAATTACCGCAGGGCTTTGCATGGCAAACAGGGGAGGCTCGGGCGACGTTGCTGTTTTAGGCGCCGCACATAGAATGCAACTTATGCCTTTTGCGCAAATAAGCTCCCGCATCGGAGGCGCCATGATCTTGATACTCGGATCGGTCATATTCGGCATATTTGCGTAACACCGAACGTTACCACGATACGGCGCGGGCATTGCGGTTTAAACTTTGCATAAAGCAAAAGCAGCAATGCCCGGCGCTTTTCTGATAACTCATTGCGTTTTAATATATTTATACGAATCGAAAAACGTGTTCAGGTTAGTTTTTGCCGTTCGTGGTAAAAACTGTCCCACGAGTTTTAAAAGCACTTGGAAAAAAACTTGTGCTTTTAAAACATTGCTGCTGTTTTAAAGCACGGGCATCCCTGGCGGTTCTGATTATTGTTTTTGCTTTTCCTTTTTGAAGATGATCATAGTTACGATTCCATAGATTAAAAGTGCTGCAATTATGGGTATAAAATACTTTGGTTACTTTTTTTATTTACCCTTGTTTGTTTTTGAGTTTTTGTTGTGATTGTAAGTCTTATTTTAAATTTTGTAAACACTATCATTCCGTAAACTGCATGTATGGAAAACTGATTTGCCTGATATATGAATGAATAATTGCATATGTATTTAAAAATGCTGAGTTAAAATTTTAGTTCCTTATAAAAGCGAGTTAATATTTCAGCTAACTCGACAGGCTTTTCTTCATTGACGGCGTGTCCGGTTTGTTCCATCAAAGTTAAACTCGAGTTCTTAATTAATTTATTAAGCTCTTTAGCGGCTTTTAAATTAGCTTTATCTTTTAACCCGCATATTATTTTTATCGGGCAATTAATGCTTTTTAATTCCTTTGCAAAATCAATTTTATACATGGATTTAGTGATGTT contains these protein-coding regions:
- the citD gene encoding citrate lyase acyl carrier protein, translating into MQLKTTGVAGTLESSDVMITVEPAKNGISIELTSSVEKQFGRQIKELILKVTKELGVTAAFIKVADKGAIDYVLTARLKAACYRAAERTDYQWEG
- the citE gene encoding citrate (pro-3S)-lyase subunit beta, which codes for MSQRERLRRTMMFLPGNNPAMITDAHIYGADSIMIDLEDAVSVNQKDAARLLVYHALKRIDYGTTEVVVRINGLNTPFGKDDVIAMVKAGVDVIRLPKTDTPEEIHEVDALITAVEKEIGAEGRTMMMAAIESATGIINAVQIAQASPRLMGIALGAEDYVTNLKTTRSSHAMEIFYAREQILHAARNAGLYALDTAFADINNIEAFRNEVQFIKDLGFDGKSVVHPKQIRVVHDIYTPSEKEITKALRVIAGAAEAERKGSGVIAVDGKMVDGPIITRAHRVIELAKASGVYKEV
- the citF gene encoding citrate lyase subunit alpha, producing the protein MEMIKNAVGRNIPSYVDGFGKTDPFMGVNKIEPSGRKAGAKLRMKKGRDTKLVSSLKEAIKLSGLKNGMTISFHHHMRNGDYTVNMVLDVIADLGIKDLTLAPSSLGTCHGPVINHIETGLITGIQSSGLRDPLGTAISQGILPKPVIIRSHGGRARAIEDGELHIDVAFIAAPSCDPMGNINGRSGKSACGSMGYAMVDAQYADCVIAITDNLVPFPNLPASVDQTMVDYVVEVDCIGDPKGIVSGPIRFSDNPRDLLIATNAVKAIVNSGFFADGFVYQTGAAGASLAVTSLLREEMLKRNIKGALGLGGITSQLVTLLEEGLMSGLYDTQSFDLDAVRSIGENPRHYEISASFYANPNLPAPAVNNLDFVMLGALEIDTDFNVNVMTRSDGVINQAIGGHQDTAVGARMSVILAPLIRSRIPIIVDKVTTVCTPGEAVDVICTDYGIAVNPNRQDIIKNFQAAGLPIRSIEELQALAENLTGKPDAVPFTDRIVGLVEYRDGSIIDIIYQSAE
- a CDS encoding 2-hydroxycarboxylate transporter family protein; the protein is MKKKSFKDLFDLKKFEWSGLSLPMFAVMVAIVLIIVYAPYKGVPGGFITSIKDGNVKTSISFFGMLTFLGVFGILFGNIGDRIPYWNDYVGGGTVLVFFAAAIFGTYQFVPETLLKAATIFYNKNPINFLDLFIPALIVGSVLTVNRHVLIKAIGGYIPLIIIGVIGSAIGGVAVGLLFGKAPLDVVMNYVLPIMGGGTGAGAIPLSEMWATKTGRPASEWFAFAISILTIANILAIITGALLNMLGEKKPSLTGNGALMMDSEAEGVKDKEDVVESGQTEFTAALFFTGGLTLLSLILGKLWELLNAPFEIHRLAFLIIITALLNIFNVVPVSLKSGAKKMQVFFAKHMIWVLMAAVGFETDVKEIINALSPSNFFIALAIVYGAIGLIMLVAKYMKFYPVEAAITAGLCMANRGGSGDVAVLGAAHRMQLMPFAQISSRIGGAMILILGSVIFGIFA